The genome window GATATATATACAACCAAAGATGCATTAAGGAAACAAAGAATGAAATAAAGCATGAAGGATTAAAATATGTTGACACTGAATATTTTCCACTCTTCCAAACAAACAGCCCATACTGCTGGTTTTTAATACTTGTGAAACCAAAGAGAAATTGCAGAGCAAGACTTGCTTTCTTCAATTAGAAGCATAGTGAAATTTAAATGAGTACTGTGAAGAATGTGCAAGGGACATTGATCCATTGAATTAAGTTTGAAGCAACCTCCCTCAGTGGAACACTTTTTGAAAAGATGGGACCTACAGTAGGTGTCCTTGTGTAGTTGCTTTCATCAAGCAAAATAATGCAGAGACATTGCAGGAGAACCTTTTCAACTTTTCAGCTACAGTTACCATAAAAACTAGGTCATCCCTGTTAGTGGAAAGTTTAGTGAATCATAGATCTTTGAACACACAACTCCACATAGAATGTATCTCAAATTTCCATATTATTATAGTTGTTTCTTTCCATCTCCACAATGATTATGTTGAAGTGAAGGAGCCTTCTCGGACTTTGCATTCCACTGAGAAATATCTCAAATGAAACAATTTATCTAACCATTCTTAAAGATTTTTTTGAGTTCCAATTTCAGAGGAAGCCAAGAGGTGCTTATCCTGAGGATCTACACATTGAATTACTTAGGTTACTCTTGTGAGGAATCAACTTCTACCCTTCTTGAGATGTGGGAATCACCCTCAACTATTGTATTTATTAATCATCGATCGTTGAACAGAAGCTGTCTGGATGCAACTTCAGGTGATATTTTCTGAGAAGATTGGCATAGTAGATCACAAGAGAGGAATTTAAGAACTCATCAGACCAACGTGATCAGAAAGAAACTTAATTCAACTATATTCTGATAAGCTCTAGTCATTCATATTGAATGGTAGATAGATataaattctcattcttatacTAGTGCAGTTTGGTCAAATATCTTTCATGAGTTCGTGTTAGTTGGAAGCTTGAATCACATGcaactactactactactaccaACACAAGAAACTGGGGCGAGTAGAAATTGTCCACTTACATGGGGCATGAACCTCAATTGAATGTTTGGTAGTTCACCCAGCATACCTGTATTTGCCACTATATTTTCTTGTGCTTCTCCAGTCCCAAGTTCAGTCTAGCAGATCTGTTACCGAAAAGTCCAGCCGGGATGAATTTATTACTcactttttaataataaatttcattattatgACTTATGTATACTTAATAGGTAATGTTACATCCGTTCAATGATCTGCCGTTCCCTAGAGGATGTTAATGCTTAATCTGCAGAAAAGATATATTTGTTCTAGTATGATAGTATTTGTCATCCCAGATGATATCCTCGTGAGAAAATGGCATCTTTCACCATGTAGATAGATTAATTCCCCGataattcatcatttttttccaagttgttttttttttttcttgagcaTCGGCACTTAATAGATAATCTCTATTTTTCCTCGTTCAAACTTGGTGATGCTTTACTGTTATCCGCAAATCAAGCGATTAGGTACTATATCATAAAACTGCAAAACAAATTACTTGGAGAACATTACTGAGCTTCTTGGGCTGATGATATCTCAAGTGGCATATCTCAAATATTTGACTTGGGTTGCCCTTGGCATTGAAAAGTAGGGCATATATTCCTGAAGAATTTGATGTGTTCACTAGGAAACCTTACCTTTCATTACGATATTTCAATATTCATATTATTACTCAGAATTTTTATTCTGATTTCCTTTTCccaattttagtttcttttccttgttAGGCATTTACATGTATATTTTCTTGGTCaagaattattttatcattgCAGAAACTTGCAGTTGACTCGGTCAATTGCCATTGCAGATCTGGATCTGAAGCTCTAAAGCATACAACTTATTTGGGAATGCTGTTTACTGTATTAGTAGTATGGCctaaaattatgatttatatAAATGATACAACAGCTTTGAAATAGAGGAAAACCATATAGCTACACAAGAGATTATCTTCTCAGGAACATTTAACTGTTTCTACAATCATCAATATTTCTACTTACATGAACCTTCAAATCTTCTCAACTTACAAGCAAACCTTCCATAGTTGCTAATATATATTGTGCTAGAGAGTGCACCATTAAGCCCTTGCATCCCTAGCTTGGTTATATATCTTTAATTCTATTTCTTTCTGCAGTAAATACAAATTATACTGTTAGGAAATTTCTTCTCACACACGCAGAAaacctaatatatatatacataccaCAATGCAAATGCATTCCCAATCAGATTCCATGCATATAGAGGGACTAAGCTAGCGTCCCATCTAAGAGAGTAGTAAAATGGGCTGGCCTATTCCATATATAAGATTCATGGTAAGATTAATTATCATAAGCTACGCATGTGTTGTGGCCTCTATTCCACAATATTATTAGACAAGGTGAGATTGAGGTTCAAATCAGGCAACCCACTTGTTTTCTTGACTAGGAAAGTTGCATCGTTGGATAACTGATCCTTTTTGCCATGAGGTGTTACCGGGTGTTGACGAGAAATGGACTGTCTTACATGATGCTTATCAGGATTGATACCCATCCTTATGAGCTTTCTCTTTAGATGAGAATTCCAGTAATTCTTCACCTCATTGTCAGTCCTTCCTGGCAATCTACCCGCTATCAGGGACCATCTAAACAAATCATGCAAACTTCAATTAGCATAGTGATCATCAGAGAGTAATCAgacataaataattttctttatatgtaCATGGAATTTTAAggatattaattaaaataaacaatatgatGAGTATTATTCATCAATTGCCCTTCACGAAATGAAAATCTAGGGCTAAAAAGCTGCAACTtgtttttcttactttttgAAGATTTAGGTTTGTATCTTGAATTTTCTTCTCATGTTAGTTCTGAAGGAACTATAGAAATGTTTGATTGATAATCTTTAAGATAACACACCGGTTTCCTAAGAGAGCATGGAGTTTGACGATGAggtcttcttcatcttcagcaAAGTTGCCTCGCTTTAGGTCTGGCCTTAGATAGTTTAGCCATCTCAACCGGCAACTTTTGCCGCAACGAAGCAAGCCTGCTTATGAATGAAACGTAATATTAAGTCACTTAATCATATCATTCTTTAAGGATTTCATCAAAATACTAAcgaaaaggaaaatgatgatGGGGAAAATATctctaacaaaaaaatttaaataaaaaaaaaaaaaaaaaaaaaatctcgtCATGAAGGAAAACTCTAATTCATCAGTCCATATTAGGTTTACCTGCCGCTTGTGGAAGTGAGCGCCAGCTACCTTCACCATGCTTTTGGATGTAATCAATAAGCTTCTGGTCTTCCTCCTTCGACCAAGCTCCTTTATTTGTATCTTTCTTCTCACAGCAAGGTTTCCTCATTGAAATTCTCTATATAAATACAAACATCCAACTCCAGAGATATGACTGAGAGAgatagagagggagagagagggagagggggagagagagagagagagagagagagagcaggaGGAAGAGAGGGAATCCCATAAGCAATGGGCGCACTATATAGAAGTCTAGTCCTCCTAAAGGATTTAGGGTTGACTTGGACTGGTGGTTCTAGCAGATTTGTCTTAGTTTGGCTCAATTGCTTTGTAGGTATGGACTTATAGTATCTCGCAAAACTTCATTCGTGGAGCCTCCCATCCTTTACATTTCCCAATTCAATCTGATGCATTTTCAAAGTTCCACCGCTTGTTTTGTTCACTGGAGTTTTAGCCACTACCAACAAACCCTTCCATTCCCCAGGCCCAACCCCAACTCCCACAAAACCACAAAATTATATGCTGTGTATCTGCATATATAACagcaaaatgaagaagaaaaagtaaagtacatgtataacatatatatatatatatatatatatatgatgtgtgaaaatttgaaattgggcTGTAAATTCTCACCAACCCCCTCATGGTCTTTACTGTGTTTTATTCGGGTAGTTTTTCTATCCTTAGGTTGTGTTTGCTATGACTTCTGCACAAATGCacaattattttgttaattaattgactattaatttcttaaaaaaggAAACAACGGTCAAAACTTTTGAATATTTCTGATGGTATGAGATTGTTCTCCACTTCTCAGACAGGTGAACCTGTTCAAATTTGTCACGTATTTCCTAAATCAGTTATGAATCTTCCAAACAGAATGAAACTTCCTAAATTAATTTACCTTGGTTGAAATATCCCAAGCATACGACCATATTACACAACATGAAATCTCCTATGCTTTTTTCATtcactttaaaaattaattggtCACttgattttttgtcttttgcaACAGGTAcctcttgaaattttgatggcTACATTATAAGAAATTCCTGATTTGGAATGGATCATTAATTAATATTCTATGATAGCTAAGTGCTGCACAAGGGTAATGGTAAAATTCATCTCATGAAACAAAATCTTAGAGAATTATTCCTAGCATGAGAAAAAGGAATTCGTCTATGAATTAACCTATGTTTGAAaggttaaaaagaaaattgactGGATTGCCTTCATTCCCTCATATGCTTGAAAGGTTAGAAAGAAACCCAAAAGCTTGCATTGTCAACAATTACAAGGCTTTCAAAATAGACTACTCTGAATATAGAATATTGCCAAGCCTCTAAGCCTCATATTTTATTAACAAAGGGATAATAGATAAAAAGACAGAATGAGGGAGACATATGTACTAATGCCAAAACAAACGAGAGGCAATCAGAGGTGTGGGCTATATATGTGGAAGGTTGGGGATCCATATTCCACGAAATCAATCTCAATGTCTTATCCGGACATTTGAACTCCACATCCTGTTATCATACGTAGACATAAATTAAATGTGTATTGTTATAATGGAATCCAAAGGGGCACTAAATTGCTAAATTGAGCTAGATCTACCCTGTCTTTTTGACACAATGATATGGGGTACGTACTTACACAGTAACGGAATCTGAATAATGGAATGAGCAGTTAAATCAATAATGGAACATAATGCTGTTAGTGAAGAAGACACAGATAATGATAATGGAACTTAAAGAAAGACGAAAGTCGTGGGCCTTAGAAAGATAGGGCATGCATTGTCTCATGATCAAAAGCTCAATTGGTAATATGTTTTTTCATGCTTCTGAATATTTCGTACAATTATTGATTTAGGTCTTCCAAAATGatctcttttatttctttttttatatatggaTACAGAATTTTCCTCTGAAAAAGTCGTTGGAGAGTGGAGTGACTCATCTCAAGGGGGGCTGAACCATCTCCTATTTGGTTGAGTGTGATTCCCCATGCAGCTGGTAATTATCAGACTTTCATTTCTAAATTTCTTCGCTTTGATCATCCTAATTGTGATGAACGATTGAATGTTTCCTTTTCACACTACATTGCTTCTCCTTCTACTCTGCAAAACATCAATTGGAAATCTTGGCATGCATGCAGCTGGTAATGGTTTAATGTCTACATATACATTTTCTCTCCTTACAATTTGAAAGTAGTTAAAGACTTaaagttattataaataaaaatagtaaaatttaaaatattaaattatgaatattCTAGTCTCTCTTGGCATCAATGCACTCATCTTCTCTGTCATATAGCCTTAATTATGTCAAGAATTGATACTGTCATATGGTTTAGAGTTATGCATCCTCTTCATTCATTTCCACAGTTCATAATTCTTTTACAATTGAGGGATAGGTAAAACTCTCTGAATTTTAAACCTTATGACCTATTTTGAATATGGAATTCGAATCACGTGCAACTACTACAAcaaaggcatatatatatatgtggtaTACAACTTTCATCCATATATCCTTTGACTGGTTGGTTGTAACCTGAACTTTTCACGTGCCCAGCATGCCTATAGCAACATTATCATACTTGAATTCTCTGCACCTAACATTTATCTCGTATCTATTGATAATCCCATCACCCTTTTCTTGGTCATACTCACTGCTGGATGAGATGGAGAATCTGGAGATGGATTCTCCACATATGACTACAGTAAATCTTATCCATTGTATcatctatatacatatatatgcatAGAACCTCAAATACTGCCACAACATTCGGTGGCTGAACTCTTGCAATTTTTTGCAGCTTTTACCATTTGGAATGTACATTTCCAGCATGGAATATCTTCAGTTAAACCTTTAATTTATGactaagaaaaggaaagaaaaaaaaaatgtgacttGTGTCAAGCAGTGGGGGATTGTTGGTGCAGTTGGCTGATGCCATTGTTATGGTATACGGTTCTAGATTCAAGTTATAGGGTTCTAGGTAGAAACTGGTTAATTTATAGGTTCAGCTCATCTCATCGCCAAAGCCAAATTGTAAATAATCTTGATTTTGTATGAAGTCAggattaatttatataaaaatgtagTGGGAGCCAGAAGCAGAAAGCAAATGGCACAACACaagtataaatttaaatatatatatatatatatatatccttatCCTCCTTGAGGAACATATATACCTTATCCTCCTTGTCCAAATGTCTAATACAGACAAGGTTAAAGGTCAGCCTATATTAATGTGGATGTCAAGAAAGGGCAAGAAGAGGGGTTTATTTTTGCAATTAAAGTCGCAATAGAAAGGAGGCGGCACTGGtttatatatattgatgataagAAATGGAGCAGTTTATGATTAACCCAGTGGATGTGAAGGAATATTAGACACTAGCCTTGGAAAGATATGGCCTTGATTCatttgggtgtttttttttttttttttgagtatcatcaaacaaaaatgaatttagggttttaatgGTCACCAATGATTGATTTCCAACTGCTATTTTGTTGATAGTGGATGGATTAAGCATCTCAACATTACTACTTGAAGCATTGTGTAATCCATAGAAGCTTTATCCATTTAGAGAACAAATTtcatttgaaactcaaaatgTTGAATTAGGTATGCAAAGTTTCTCTTCTGTTACATATATTAAAACTCAATTCTAGCCTATATTCCTCCTACATTGCAcaaagaaactaaatgtttCACCCTAAATATTGGCTTCCACATTGGCTATAAAGCCATATACTCGACAATGGAGATCATCCAAAAAGAAGTAGAGTTGTAAAGGGAGCAGGTTCAAGTTCCTTATGACTATTTGCCCCAGTTAGCTGCATTTGTTCATCTACTGATGGAGCCCCCACATTGAGATTAAGGTTTAGGTCAGGCAAACTGCTTGTTGTCTTGCTCGCTGAGCCACATGTAGAATCCAAGACTGCATTATTATCGGCAGCTGAGATTAGAGGATTGCTTGTCTGGTCCCTGGATTCAAATGATTTGCTAGTACCCGAAGCCCTTTCTCCGAGGCGATGGTTATTAGGATCAATGCCCATCCGCATTAGCTTTTTCTTTAGATGAGAATTCCAATAGTTCTTTACTTCATTGTCTGTCCTTCCGGGCAATCTTCCCGCTATCAATGACCACCtaaatcattaatttatcaTCCCATTAAACATTTTCGAAGGCAATTGCGTGAAAAACTTAAATACAGTTTTACACACTAtctatagaaaaaataaaatgcctACCATACTTCAAATATAAGGCTatgaataaatttctttttggtttATATGCATACAAAGGCATTGGCATCGAAAGGAAGAAGATAAAAGGGATTCTTCTCATGTTTCTATTTACTATCTTCTGAGACCTCTAGCACTAAGCTTCTAACAAGAAGAGTTTCTGAAAATGCATATACAGTAAAATGCCTAACCTGTTTCCAAGAAGCGCATGGAGCTTAATGATGAGGTCCTCTTCGTCTTCCCCAAAGTTCCCACGCTTAACATCAGGCTTTAGGTAGTTCACCCATCTCAGCCGGCAACTTTTCCCGCAACGAAGCAAGCCTGGTACATATAACAAATTGGTCAAAAACCACTCCCCATACTCCACGGATTCTCACACAGAGAAAGACGAAGCCATAACATACCTGCAGACTGAGGAAGTGAGCTCCAGCAACCTTCACCATGCTTTTGGATATAATCAATGAGCTTCTGGTCTTCTTGCTTGGACCAAGCCCCCTTGTTAGTGAATTTCTTTTCACACCCAACTCTTTTCTTTGTGCTTTTCTTCTCACCATAGCCTGCAGGCTTCCTCATTGCAACCATGGCGATAGAGAAAGACCGTATAGAGAATACAACGACGAATTAGCCAAATTAAGGAATGAGACATATGGATAATGAAGTGGGAAGGCAAAACTACaataaaaaggttgagtcacTGCTTTGTTGACTTGCAGTTACGCCCATTTGGTGCAGTTTGTTGCGGGTTTGGTGGCTCCGTGCGTGCCCCATCAAACCACTCTCAGAGTTACTTGTATCATTGACAAGCGTAACCAATAATTACAATTTCACCATCATTTTTTAATCATACATTTTACtgtacaaaaataattaaagaaccTCATAAGACTCGAAGTaccataataaaataaaatatactcaTCATAAGTTGGGAATTGCACCATAATTAACCTTTCTATGTGTAAAGGCAGACTAACCACGTGAAAATGCCCATTCAGATATGGCAACCACAAGtttcaagaagaaaattacTTTTCATGCACAAGACCATATAGATGTCTCTGAATCAATAAAAAACTGATTCTCATAAATAAAACccttttttgtcttttcctttGCTAGTCTATCAAAATAAAACCCTCAGCATTgacccataattttttttagtttttttgaaaaatgcttACATAATTCTTAGgaattaataatgaaaaaataataataaaaaactttttttttctcatatataaCTTCTATTGGTCCACCAGGGCCTAGAAGTATATTCTAGGTTGGTTGACAATAAAGAAGAAGCATTGAATTCTTGTAAAAAAGCTAACGTTAAAATAATGGCTAAagttgaatatttattttaattgttctGACATTGTTGTCGATTGAACCGTGGGCTAAGTGAACAGTACACGAGTGAGTCAATCATAAATTCCCAGTGGATGAGACTGATTAGTTGGGGTGGGCATATCACATGTTCTAAGGTTGACTGTTAGATTCACTGAGAAGAAGTCTCGACTGCCACCTGGTTCTTCCACAGACCCACGCTTGTATCTACAAAAGGATGACAAGCACCAAACCCTAGCTTCGATTGCATCGCCCGTTTCTCCCTTCTGACTAACTAAAGTTTGGATTCATTTGACTTCCTAAAGCTGGAGCATCCCTTTCCAGGAGGTCAACACAAAAAACATACGTATATATAGAAACGAAAAGTGCGGAGAGggctaaatttataaaataatataagataatttataagaataagctaaccttaaaaaaaaaccccaacaAATGGGGGAGTGAGTAATTTTGAAGTCCAAAAGATGGTATTGTACTTTTCCGGTGGTAGAGATTGTATGTTAACCATGCagaattatatattatttcgcACCAATAGGAATAAGACATGTGTAaggatattaatatttaattttacttatttagtgctgaaaatcatttttgaagcaTTTGATGATTGAAATGGAATGTGGTATGTATAGGTACaagtataataaaattttcttttgcacAAAATAGATTTATAAAGGCTAATGAAATATTAGCTTCAAAATCTCGATGTTATTTGTGGTTTTTTTCATCTAGGGTTTTCGatgtaaatttatatatttttatttttattgtttattctCGTTATTGTGTAATTAATACCATaacaaaattgagaaaatattttttttcttttatattctttaaaagATAGACATATAGTATTATATACAAAAAGAatctttcaaaaaaagaaaagaaaataatcctACATACAATAAATTAAAGACAATAAATCAGATTTTGCCAAGAATATCCCATTATTAGCATAGTATAGGGAAAGTCAAATATCTTCGTAACTCctataatatatcaatttaggGAAAATCAGATATCTTCATATCTCCAATAATATATAGGATGAAAGTATCAcaaattttttcttctatattttttaacaaatgagagttagagcccgtttggtaatgattttaagaagcatttttaatatttataatacttgaaaaattttatcattaaagtgttaaaaatactataaacactttttaaaatcactcccAAACGCACTATTAATTACTTATGCTACTGAAAAGTTAATTTAACATTAGTTGAACATAGCTCAAAATGAAACGTAAATTGATGCAAAAAATGACATTGCAAAATTTAGTTCCATCCTTATGAGGAAACAATCCCTAACATAATTCCTttcattaatttcaataatgagTTTACCtttgtcttcttctttcttaATAAATGGCTATGGTTTCTTAATTGTTAGTAGCCATGTGCAAAGCCATAGTCATCAACCTCATGACCATACCAACTACGTCAATAGAAGCCATGATTTGACACAGGCTTAAGTTTTCTTTTCAGTTGTGGGGTTTTTTGTTATTCCACTGTAGATAGAAAATACAAGAGACTTTTGCAATAGCTTTCTAATTAGAGCTTTGTTTGGCCAACCTGTGAATGGGAACTAGTTCCCTTTTACAACAGCTTTATGACCATTCTCAAGGTGTGCTcaaagaagataaaattgaaTAGGTCTTTTTTTATAGGAACAACACAAT of Vitis vinifera cultivar Pinot Noir 40024 chromosome 17, ASM3070453v1 contains these proteins:
- the MYBC2-L2 gene encoding transcription repressor MYB6-like, whose amino-acid sequence is MRKPAGYGEKKSTKKRVGCEKKFTNKGAWSKQEDQKLIDYIQKHGEGCWSSLPQSAGLLRCGKSCRLRWVNYLKPDVKRGNFGEDEEDLIIKLHALLGNRWSLIAGRLPGRTDNEVKNYWNSHLKKKLMRMGIDPNNHRLGERASGTSKSFESRDQTSNPLISAADNNAVLDSTCGSASKTTSSLPDLNLNLNVGAPSVDEQMQLTGANSHKELEPAPFTTLLLFG
- the LOC100250750 gene encoding MYB-like transcription factor 4 isoform X1, which translates into the protein MRKPCCEKKDTNKGAWSKEEDQKLIDYIQKHGEGSWRSLPQAAGLLRCGKSCRLRWLNYLRPDLKRGNFAEDEEDLIVKLHALLGNRWSLIAGRLPGRTDNEVKNYWNSHLKRKLIRMGINPDKHHVRQSISRQHPVTPHGKKDQLSNDATFLVKKTSGLPDLNLNLTLSNNIVE
- the LOC100250750 gene encoding MYB-like transcription factor 4 isoform X2; amino-acid sequence: MRKPCCEKKDTNKGAWSKEEDQKLIDYIQKHGEGSWRSLPQAAGLLRCGKSCRLRWLNYLRPDLKRGNFAEDEEDLIVKLHALLGNRWSLIAGRLPGRTDNEVKNYWNSHLKRKLIRMGINPDKHHVRQSISRQHPVTPHGKKDQLSNDATFLVKKTKRNRIKDI